One Haliaeetus albicilla chromosome 20, bHalAlb1.1, whole genome shotgun sequence genomic window, GACAGGCCAGGCACCTATTTCAAATACATCTTGGAGTACCTGCGCAGTAACCAAGTGCCCACCCAGTGCATCCAGGACGTCTACAAGGAGGCATTGTTCTACGACATCGAACCTCTAATCAAGCAGCTAGAGGACTCCCCGCAGATCTTCGGGGAGCTCGTGGCGAGGAAGCAGTTTCTGGCTCGCGTGCCCAACTACAGTGAGAACATCGAACTGATGATCCGCATCGCGAGGGCAGAAGCGGTCGCATCCCGCCGGTCCAGCGTCATTGTGTGCGTGGTCAGAACTGAGGAGGACGCGGCCAGATGTCAGGATGCCTTGAACAGCTTGGACATGGATAAAAAATCCGTGGTGAAGTTTGGCCCCTGGAAGGCAGCACCAAGTATTTCTGATCTGCTGGACTGCATTCAAATGGATGTTGAAGAGAAAGGGTATAAAATAGCCTTTCAGCCTCACGTTGCTGAAAAAGGTTTTCGCTTCAAATCGCATGACTTCTTCTACAAGTTCCTGTTCACCTGGTGGTAGCAAAGTGCCACCATCGATGGGGAACAGACAAAAgcaattattaaaacaaatcaaCTTGGGCTGTGGAGACTAAGACATGACTAGAGGGACAGGAAGAAATGCATGGGCCAACACATGGATCTCCTTTGGTCGTGTGCCAAATTAAAGAGCACTTAAGAGCCACTGTTTACTTGGGCTTTAGGGGATAACTGTACGATTTAAAAGGTAATACGAAAAGGAGGAATTTTACTCTTTCAGTGCTGCTGACTATTAGATAAATTCAGAGGCAGATCTGAGGGTTGAGCCAACCTCACTCAACCCAAGAGAAATTAATAAGCCCAAATACGCTCGTGGACACGTGGAGTTGGTCTCCCAGTGAAACAGGAACAGGTCACATATGTGCAATTCCCAATGGAAACACTGACAGCTGCATTAACACATGCTCAAATTAAATTTGGATCCCTAACAAGCAGGCAAAAGctcttttcctcactgtttTCCATACCAGAACCTAGGTTAAAAAGAAGGATTTCAGGGTCCCCCACTCTCCTCTTGTTCCTCCAGTGGGCAGCCTATTCTCTAGGCAATgtatttattactgttatttattatttattctgaaGGAAAGACAGAGAACCTCAGCTATGGTCCATGATCAACAAAAGGTAAAAACACTATCACTGATCTGAGGAGTTTATAATCTAAGGACATGCACTCCTCTATCAGACCACactattttaatctttttctcatGACATTCATTATTATTACAATACTATTTCTAAATATATAAGCTTCTGGAAGAATAGGGAAACCCCACCGTGGTTTGATGGGAAGGAAGCGCCACTGAAGTGGCAGTCTGGGACCTCAGTGCAAATTCTCCTTTACAGACCATGAGTTGGGTCCTACattgtgttttaaaatcttattattcataagtttatttttatactgaagATGGCTGTTAGCTTGGTTTTAATCACTCTGAAAAACATAATGGCTAATTtgattatatttcttttatttctcagaaCATGGATTTCTTCCAGTTAAGGACAACGATCTCTGTTATGTTAAATAAATAACTTCTAAAAACTCTTTGAATGATACAGAAGTGCTTTATTTACTGAcatctccccccgcccccccaatcCTAAAGATCTGAAGTTTTATCTCGATGCTAATGGATTTGAATCATTCCTAATTAAGCTTGGTTTCAGATGTGCTCATCCTAGCACAGATTTCCCCCCAGGGAAAGTCAGGAGTCATGCCACCGACCTCAGGGCAGTTCTACTGTAGATGTGAGGGGACTCTTTGAGAAGTCTCGCATTTATAACTGTGGTAAGAACTGATACAATCAGTGTCTAAGAAGGCAAAAAGGTTTAGAAAATAGGGTCTATGATCATATCTATGATCATAACCAAGTGGTCAGTGGTGCTTAGCCTAGAAGAAGAGAGACCCAGGAGGGCTACAAATAGACAAAAGACTGCTTTAAGGAGATCAGCTACTCTTCATATGTACTAAAGGTGGAAGAAAGGGTAACTGGCTTAAGTCACAACAAAGGAGATTGAAATTAGATATTAGGAACAAAAATCTGATTATAGGATTGTTAAAGTCTCAAACCAATCGACTTCCTAAGACTACAGGACTGCTGTCATGAGGAACTTGAATAGTTTTATCAAGGATGGTCTTCTAGAACAgcccaggctggaagggacctcgaaGGATCATCTGGCCCAACCTCTGGTGGGAAAGGGAGCATGGATGCGATTATCAAGCACCCCGTCCTGTCATGTCTCGAAAACCCCCAGCGATGTGGACTCCACTGCGTCAATGGGGAAGTTGTTCCAGCGAATGACggttctcactgtaaaaaatttcccTCTTATATTGAGAGGAAATCTCTCCCGGTGCAACTTGTACCCgttgccccttgtcttctccacATGTCTCTTTGTGAAGAGAGAGCCCCCATCCTCTTTGTGGATGCCCTTTAAGTACAGAGAACACTGTGCTGAGGACtgcccagggagaagagacccaACTCCTTCCATCTTTCCTCGTAGGGCACGTTCTCCAGACCTTCGGTCATCTCCATGGCCCTCCTTCGGACCCTTCAGCCTCTTCCCAAATCTCCTTGTCCCTGAGGTGCAACCAAACTGTGGCCGCCCCTGGCTACCTCTAGCCACGCAGCATCACAGATATAACTGCTGCCTGTGTCTCCTGTCACCTAACTAGACACAGGTCTGTCAGGGGGCTCCTCGGTGCCCCTCTCCTCGAAGGAGACACGTTTGAAGGCCATGCTAAGCTTTCACTGTGTCTAACGCGAGCTTGCCTGGAAACGTCAAGCCACGCTATTTATATTTTGGCCTTTATATGGTCTAACGTCAAGTACTAACGAAACcggggggtatttggggggggggggggggggaaatgagcGGGGCTGACAGGGCTGGCCCCCCTCCGCGGGGTTTGCCTGTAGGACGGGCCAGGCCGCAGCC contains:
- the KCTD14 gene encoding BTB/POZ domain-containing protein KCTD14, whose amino-acid sequence is MNISSEHRPLGKQVTSSLHTVNKLSPIVELNVGGEMYTTTLSTLKKHPGSKLAEMFTGQPKLRTDSEGRFFIDRPGTYFKYILEYLRSNQVPTQCIQDVYKEALFYDIEPLIKQLEDSPQIFGELVARKQFLARVPNYSENIELMIRIARAEAVASRRSSVIVCVVRTEEDAARCQDALNSLDMDKKSVVKFGPWKAAPSISDLLDCIQMDVEEKGYKIAFQPHVAEKGFRFKSHDFFYKFLFTWW